A section of the Melopsittacus undulatus isolate bMelUnd1 chromosome 3, bMelUnd1.mat.Z, whole genome shotgun sequence genome encodes:
- the MCFD2 gene encoding multiple coagulation factor deficiency protein 2: protein MMAQRIFRVRLLFSILAAFIISALAEEHVGESQHGNIRLDKNLVQDKDHIMEHLEGVIEKPESEMSPQELQLHYFKMHDYDGNNLLDGLELATAISHVHKEEGGEHTQAMKEEELISLIDDVLRDDDKNNDGYIDYAEFAKSLE, encoded by the exons ATGATGGCCCAAAGGATTTTTAGGGTACGTTTGCTGTTCTCCATTCTGGCTGCATTCATCATCTCTGCCCTAGCTGAGGAACACGTAGGAGAGAGTCAACATGGAAATATTCGCCTGGATAAGAACTTGGTACAAGATAAAGA CCACATCATGGAACATTTGGAAGGTGTTATTGAGAAGCCAGAATCTGAGATGTCTCCACAAGAACTGCAGCTTCATTACTTCAAAATGCATGATTATGATGGCAATAATTTGTTAGATGGGTTAGAGCTTGCTACTGCTATATCACATGTCCACAAAGAG GAAGGTGGTGAGCATACCCAGGCAATGAAAGAAGAGGAGCTGATTAGTCTAATAGATGATGTCTTAAGAGATGATGACAAGAACAACGATGGATACATTGACTATGCAGAATTTGCAAAATCACTGGAATAA